A portion of the Phyllobacterium zundukense genome contains these proteins:
- a CDS encoding dimethylsulfoniopropionate lyase — protein sequence MMERSDDLQLFTDCAFVAFDQFARAPESRRCILEIFAALERPGVQREGPGSKLPVCQHLDTALAIEPGFPSLRRLIERFKGIEPQLEWRRRTSYDGSASENFVERHANAMIIGPGGLEQRMDVWIGVTLLAPNVRYPDHDHAPEEVYLVLSRGEFQQGEGDWFSPGIGGSFYNVPGIKHAMRSVNTPLFAFWALLAEC from the coding sequence ATGATGGAACGTAGCGACGACCTGCAATTATTCACGGATTGCGCATTTGTGGCCTTCGACCAGTTCGCCCGTGCGCCGGAGTCTCGCCGATGCATTCTTGAGATTTTCGCAGCTCTGGAGCGGCCGGGCGTGCAGCGGGAAGGCCCGGGAAGCAAACTTCCCGTTTGCCAACATTTGGACACAGCATTGGCCATAGAGCCCGGGTTCCCGTCACTTCGGCGATTGATAGAGCGATTCAAAGGAATTGAGCCGCAACTCGAATGGCGTCGTCGCACGTCATATGACGGCTCGGCCAGTGAGAACTTCGTCGAGCGTCATGCAAATGCGATGATTATTGGTCCGGGTGGATTGGAGCAACGCATGGACGTCTGGATAGGTGTGACCCTGTTAGCTCCGAACGTGCGTTACCCGGACCACGATCACGCGCCGGAAGAGGTCTATCTTGTGCTCTCTAGAGGCGAATTTCAGCAAGGAGAAGGTGACTGGTTCTCGCCAGGAATTGGCGGCTCGTTCTACAATGTTCCGGGGATCAAGCATGCCATGCGTTCAGTCAATACACCGCTCTTCGCATTTTGGGCTTTGCTCGCGGAGTGCTAG
- a CDS encoding NADH:flavin oxidoreductase, with protein MSNDPLLQPYQLKHLKLRNRIIVTSHEPAYPEDGMPKERYLAYTLERARGGVALTMTAGSAAVSRDSPPVFNNLLAYKDEIVPWIRHMTDAVHEEGAAIMIQLTHLGRRTRWDKADWLPVVAPSHHREASHRAFPKKIEDWDIERIIKDFADAAERMKAGGMDGVELEAYGHLIDQFTSPLTNELDGPYGGSLDNRLRFCFDVFKAMRERVGDDFILGVRYTADECLPGGTGKAEGIEISKRLKDSGLIDYLNIIRGHIDTDAGLTDVIPIQGMANAPHLDFAGEIRAATKFPTFHAAKIPDVATARHAIAAGKVDMVGMTRAHMTDPHIVQKIIEKREDDIRPCVGANYCLDRIYQGGAAYCIHNAATGRELTMPHIVKKADVRKKVVIVGAGPGGLEAARVAGDRGHDVVVFEAADNPGGQIRLTAQSARRREMISIIDWRMSQCEKLGVTFHFNTWAEANIVSAEHPDVVIVATGGIPHTEVLSKGNELVVSAWDIISGDVKPGANVLIFDDAGDHAGLQAAEFLARAGAKVEIMTPDRSFAPEVMAMNLVPYMRSLQKLDITFTVTYRLEAAEKSGNQIIAHIGSDYGGVSMQRMVDQIVVNHGTIPLDDIYFELKPASTNLGEISHDQLLSGQQQAVVRNPEGKFQLFRIGDAVAARNTHAAIYDGLRIAKDI; from the coding sequence ATGTCGAACGATCCCCTTCTTCAGCCCTATCAGCTCAAGCACTTGAAGCTTCGTAACCGCATCATCGTGACTTCCCATGAGCCGGCCTATCCGGAAGATGGAATGCCGAAGGAACGGTACCTTGCCTATACGCTCGAACGGGCCAGAGGAGGCGTCGCCCTCACCATGACCGCTGGATCCGCGGCAGTGTCGAGGGACAGTCCGCCCGTCTTTAACAACCTGCTCGCCTATAAGGACGAAATCGTTCCGTGGATCAGGCACATGACCGATGCCGTGCACGAGGAGGGTGCGGCCATCATGATTCAGCTGACACATCTTGGCCGCCGCACGCGCTGGGATAAGGCCGACTGGCTTCCCGTCGTCGCCCCCTCGCATCATCGTGAGGCATCACATCGCGCATTTCCGAAGAAGATTGAAGACTGGGATATCGAGCGCATCATCAAGGATTTTGCCGACGCCGCCGAGCGCATGAAGGCTGGCGGCATGGATGGTGTCGAACTTGAGGCTTACGGCCATCTCATCGATCAATTCACCTCTCCACTTACAAACGAGCTGGACGGTCCTTACGGAGGTTCTCTGGACAATCGCCTTCGCTTTTGTTTCGATGTTTTCAAAGCAATGCGGGAACGGGTTGGCGACGATTTTATCCTGGGTGTGCGCTACACCGCCGACGAATGTCTCCCGGGCGGAACGGGTAAGGCAGAGGGCATCGAGATCTCGAAGCGCCTCAAGGACAGTGGACTGATTGATTACTTGAACATTATCCGCGGTCATATCGACACTGATGCGGGTCTGACCGACGTGATCCCGATCCAGGGTATGGCAAACGCGCCGCATCTCGATTTCGCAGGCGAGATTCGGGCGGCGACAAAGTTTCCCACTTTCCACGCAGCGAAGATTCCGGATGTCGCCACCGCTCGCCATGCCATCGCGGCTGGCAAGGTTGACATGGTCGGTATGACGCGCGCCCATATGACGGATCCGCATATCGTGCAAAAGATCATCGAAAAGCGTGAGGACGACATCAGACCATGCGTCGGCGCGAACTACTGTCTCGACCGCATCTATCAGGGTGGAGCCGCCTACTGCATTCATAACGCTGCAACAGGTCGCGAACTGACCATGCCGCATATCGTCAAAAAAGCGGACGTTCGGAAAAAGGTTGTCATCGTAGGAGCGGGTCCGGGCGGTCTTGAAGCTGCGCGCGTCGCAGGTGATCGTGGCCACGATGTCGTGGTCTTCGAGGCAGCAGACAACCCGGGCGGCCAGATTCGACTGACCGCGCAAAGTGCACGTCGCCGAGAAATGATCAGCATTATCGACTGGCGCATGAGCCAATGCGAGAAGCTCGGCGTAACTTTCCATTTCAACACCTGGGCGGAAGCGAACATTGTCTCGGCTGAACACCCGGACGTCGTCATCGTTGCCACGGGCGGCATACCGCATACCGAAGTTCTGTCAAAAGGTAACGAACTGGTCGTTTCGGCTTGGGACATCATTTCCGGCGATGTGAAGCCTGGCGCGAACGTTCTGATTTTTGATGACGCTGGCGACCATGCCGGCCTCCAGGCTGCGGAATTTTTGGCCCGTGCCGGGGCCAAGGTCGAGATCATGACGCCGGATCGCTCGTTTGCGCCGGAGGTTATGGCGATGAACCTCGTGCCCTATATGCGCTCCCTCCAGAAGCTCGACATTACCTTCACCGTTACGTACCGGCTGGAGGCTGCAGAGAAGAGCGGCAATCAGATTATCGCTCATATTGGCAGTGACTATGGTGGCGTCAGCATGCAGCGGATGGTCGACCAGATTGTTGTCAATCATGGCACGATCCCGCTAGACGACATTTATTTTGAGCTGAAGCCAGCCTCGACCAACTTGGGTGAAATATCGCACGACCAGCTGCTTTCTGGACAACAGCAAGCAGTCGTCCGCAATCCAGAGGGAAAATTCCAGCTGTTCCGCATAGGGGATGCAGTGGCAGCGCGAAACACGCACGCTGCGATCTATGACGGCCTGCGCATTGCGAAGGATATCTGA
- a CDS encoding TetR/AcrR family transcriptional regulator, translated as MDQTVNDTGWRGSQEGWLEAAYDCLLESGVASVKILPLAKKLGLSRTSFYWFFKDREELLAALVAKWREKNTGNMVKQSEAYAESLAEAMLNVFDCWLNADLFDAKFEFAIRSWALESPEILDEVQMADQVRLEALKRMFVRFGHSETTADVRARTTYLVQIGYISMQSEENIAIRMKRIPEYIAIYTGQIPQKRELDRFFSRHCYKPEDGPA; from the coding sequence ATGGATCAAACTGTAAACGACACCGGTTGGCGCGGATCACAGGAGGGATGGCTGGAAGCGGCCTATGATTGCCTGCTTGAATCGGGTGTGGCTTCGGTGAAAATTCTGCCGCTGGCCAAAAAACTCGGTCTCTCGCGCACGAGCTTTTACTGGTTCTTCAAAGATCGTGAGGAATTGCTTGCCGCGCTGGTGGCAAAATGGCGCGAGAAAAACACCGGCAATATGGTCAAGCAGTCGGAAGCCTATGCGGAGTCCTTGGCAGAGGCGATGCTGAACGTATTCGATTGCTGGCTCAATGCCGACCTCTTCGACGCAAAATTCGAATTCGCCATCCGCAGTTGGGCGTTGGAGTCGCCCGAAATCCTTGACGAGGTCCAAATGGCCGACCAAGTGCGCCTCGAGGCGCTCAAGCGAATGTTTGTTCGTTTCGGCCATTCGGAAACGACCGCCGATGTACGTGCACGAACGACCTACCTCGTGCAGATCGGATACATCTCCATGCAGTCCGAGGAAAATATCGCGATCCGCATGAAGCGAATTCCAGAATACATCGCGATCTACACCGGCCAGATCCCCCAGAAGAGAGAGCTTGATCGCTTTTTCTCGAGGCATTGCTACAAACCAGAAGACGGGCCGGCGTAA
- a CDS encoding glycine betaine/L-proline ABC transporter ATP-binding protein encodes MADRSVQGAGIKIKNLYKIFGQRPQTYVEAVKKGMSKTELNEEHGHVLGLRDINIDMPAGCIQVVMGLSGSGKSTLIRHINRLIDPTAGEVIIDGADVCKMNQNDLRQFRRHKTAMVFQKFALLPHRTVLDNTVYGLEIQGLSREKQEEQARRWIGRVGLKGFEDHYPNQLSGGMQQRVGLARALTNDAPILLMDEAFSALDPLIRMDMQSVLLDLQKEIRKTVVFITHDLDEALRLGDRIAILRDGEVVQQGTGQDIVLKPADEYISSFVKEVNRGRVIMVDTIATQSGAPSATGGVTVKTGTILEEAAKTMTDANQQYATVIDDNGKPTGVISMNNLIQAMVTPISHLTSKAAAE; translated from the coding sequence ATGGCTGATCGTTCGGTTCAGGGAGCAGGAATCAAGATCAAGAATCTCTACAAGATTTTCGGCCAGAGACCGCAAACCTATGTAGAGGCTGTCAAGAAAGGCATGTCGAAGACCGAACTCAACGAAGAGCATGGACACGTTCTTGGCTTGCGGGACATCAACATCGATATGCCGGCCGGTTGCATCCAAGTTGTTATGGGGCTCTCCGGTTCAGGAAAATCCACATTGATCCGCCACATCAATCGCCTGATCGATCCAACGGCAGGTGAAGTCATCATCGATGGCGCCGATGTATGCAAGATGAACCAGAACGATCTGCGTCAGTTCCGGCGCCACAAGACGGCAATGGTTTTCCAGAAATTTGCTTTGCTGCCTCATCGCACAGTGCTGGATAACACCGTCTATGGCCTTGAGATACAGGGCCTGTCGCGGGAAAAGCAGGAGGAGCAGGCAAGGCGTTGGATTGGCCGGGTTGGACTCAAAGGCTTTGAGGATCATTATCCTAACCAGCTGTCCGGTGGCATGCAGCAACGTGTCGGTCTCGCTCGCGCCCTGACCAACGATGCGCCCATCCTGCTGATGGACGAAGCTTTCTCGGCGCTCGACCCGCTTATTCGAATGGATATGCAATCGGTTCTTCTCGATCTGCAGAAGGAAATCAGGAAAACGGTCGTTTTCATCACCCACGATCTCGATGAGGCCTTGCGACTGGGTGATCGCATCGCAATCCTCCGTGACGGTGAAGTTGTTCAACAGGGAACCGGGCAAGATATCGTTCTAAAACCTGCAGACGAGTATATTTCGAGCTTCGTAAAAGAGGTCAATCGCGGCCGCGTCATCATGGTCGACACGATTGCCACGCAATCCGGTGCGCCGTCGGCAACGGGCGGTGTGACAGTCAAAACCGGTACGATTCTTGAAGAAGCTGCCAAGACGATGACCGACGCCAACCAGCAATACGCAACTGTTATTGATGATAACGGGAAACCCACTGGCGTCATCAGCATGAATAATTTGATTCAAGCGATGGTCACACCGATCAGCCATCTGACATCGAAAGCTGCGGCTGAGTAG
- a CDS encoding glycosyltransferase has protein sequence MNDLDFGLSFLLAQTGSSLVTVFWYTLIFDVPRYLVPFVIAAMSLRHMEKDNGTRRNSKFPSVSVVLIGHNEADSIGACVNSLMEQSFLDFEIVIVSDGSTDGMNKVAREMVRKGLGSCILSTGVRGGKASGTNLACEIARGDIIINIDCDCSFDRFAIERLLEPFADGRVGAACGDIAPRNADVSLVSQFQEIEYLESISVGKRFGAAIGQITCASGAFSAFRRTALDEVGGLDVGGGEDLDVTLRLRRAGWRIGYVPNAVCYTDVPTTFYAYIRQRLRWERDAVWIRFRKHRRLLNPFDRKFRPAEAFHQWDFLAFSVAGAVIFPIYISWLAISFGALAIPVLIAMQIALLVLDVLMLALACWTTGRASFWRNLLFVPGYSIFMSYGMRLVRLLAYIDEWFFRGSHRDNYTPEKVRHERAW, from the coding sequence GTGAACGACCTTGATTTCGGCCTGTCATTTCTTCTGGCACAAACGGGCTCGAGTCTGGTTACCGTCTTTTGGTACACGCTGATATTCGATGTTCCAAGATACCTCGTGCCGTTTGTAATCGCCGCGATGAGCTTGCGACACATGGAGAAGGACAACGGCACTCGCCGCAATTCCAAATTTCCAAGTGTGAGCGTCGTTCTTATTGGTCACAACGAGGCCGATTCAATTGGCGCATGCGTTAATTCCCTGATGGAACAGTCTTTTTTGGATTTTGAGATCGTTATCGTCAGCGACGGCTCAACGGATGGAATGAATAAAGTTGCCAGAGAAATGGTCCGAAAAGGGCTGGGATCCTGTATCCTTTCGACAGGAGTTCGAGGCGGCAAGGCGAGCGGGACCAATCTGGCGTGCGAAATCGCACGCGGTGACATCATCATTAATATTGACTGTGATTGTTCGTTTGACCGATTTGCGATTGAACGTCTCCTGGAACCCTTTGCCGACGGGCGCGTCGGAGCAGCGTGCGGGGATATCGCACCACGCAACGCCGATGTGAGCCTTGTTTCACAGTTTCAGGAGATCGAATATCTGGAGTCTATTTCCGTCGGCAAGCGGTTCGGCGCAGCGATTGGCCAAATAACATGTGCATCCGGTGCTTTTAGCGCCTTTCGCCGAACCGCTCTCGACGAGGTAGGCGGGCTTGATGTTGGCGGTGGAGAAGACCTCGATGTGACGCTGCGGCTGCGTCGGGCGGGCTGGCGCATCGGATATGTGCCGAATGCCGTGTGCTACACGGACGTGCCAACGACCTTTTACGCCTATATCAGGCAGCGGCTGCGTTGGGAGCGCGATGCAGTATGGATCCGCTTCCGCAAGCACCGCCGCCTGCTCAATCCTTTTGATCGCAAGTTCAGGCCAGCGGAAGCGTTTCACCAGTGGGATTTTCTGGCGTTCAGTGTTGCCGGCGCCGTCATTTTCCCGATCTATATATCGTGGCTCGCAATCAGCTTCGGCGCGCTTGCCATCCCGGTTCTAATAGCGATGCAAATCGCGTTGCTGGTTCTGGATGTCCTTATGCTTGCCCTGGCTTGCTGGACAACAGGCCGCGCCAGTTTCTGGCGTAATCTGTTGTTCGTTCCTGGCTACTCCATCTTCATGTCGTATGGGATGCGGTTGGTACGCTTGCTGGCTTACATCGATGAGTGGTTTTTTCGCGGTTCTCATCGCGACAACTATACGCCGGAAAAAGTGCGCCATGAGCGCGCGTGGTGA
- a CDS encoding HlyD family secretion protein — protein MKYIRKRPRIDNLDRQQRKGSGRLSRSIYLLILGALVVSLANYLVGGMFILSADGIVLAQRYIVSAGYPATVDKVLVSEGDSVTQGTPLLELTSFDMVKEIAELSVRTSELAVRVGELQGKVATNTVLLPLAERSAHESNDAIVRLDRVSARGVVLANRRDEALTANYQAAERYAQLQAESRVTTNELHVVEESRQVASDAVHKMKTIYGDGKVTAAVTGIVGSKIPVPGQVVRLGDEMLQINGGKAYLFAYLPDGYLFPVSKGMKVQVSGGSERATGTVEKVLPIADALPAEFQNLLRPRDRSRLIRIALPEDHPFAVTQKVVIRGCMFGWCWVR, from the coding sequence ATGAAGTACATCCGCAAACGCCCTCGCATAGACAATCTCGACCGGCAACAGAGAAAGGGGTCCGGCCGCCTGAGCAGATCGATCTATCTCTTGATACTCGGAGCGCTGGTCGTTTCGCTTGCAAACTATCTTGTTGGCGGCATGTTTATCTTGTCAGCCGACGGCATCGTATTGGCGCAGCGGTACATCGTATCCGCCGGCTATCCGGCAACCGTCGACAAGGTGCTGGTCAGCGAAGGCGATAGTGTGACCCAAGGAACGCCGCTCCTCGAGCTCACGTCGTTCGATATGGTGAAGGAGATCGCGGAACTCTCGGTACGGACAAGTGAACTTGCGGTGCGCGTGGGAGAACTGCAGGGAAAGGTAGCAACGAATACGGTACTATTGCCCCTGGCAGAGCGTTCAGCACATGAAAGCAACGACGCCATCGTGCGTCTTGACCGGGTGTCGGCGCGGGGCGTTGTTCTTGCAAATCGAAGGGATGAAGCCTTGACTGCCAACTACCAGGCCGCGGAGCGCTACGCCCAATTGCAGGCTGAGTCGCGAGTCACCACAAACGAACTCCATGTGGTTGAAGAGTCGCGACAGGTGGCATCCGACGCGGTTCACAAAATGAAAACAATCTATGGAGATGGTAAGGTAACTGCGGCGGTCACAGGTATTGTAGGTTCAAAAATTCCTGTTCCGGGTCAGGTCGTGCGTCTGGGTGATGAAATGCTGCAAATTAACGGGGGGAAGGCCTATCTGTTTGCTTATTTGCCGGATGGGTATCTTTTTCCTGTCAGCAAAGGCATGAAGGTTCAGGTGAGCGGCGGGAGCGAGCGCGCGACGGGAACCGTTGAAAAAGTGTTGCCGATCGCCGACGCTCTGCCAGCGGAGTTTCAGAATTTGCTGCGGCCACGCGATCGATCCCGGCTGATCCGAATTGCGCTGCCGGAAGACCATCCCTTTGCCGTAACCCAGAAGGTCGTCATCAGAGGATGCATGTTCGGTTGGTGTTGGGTTCGATAG
- a CDS encoding CHRD domain-containing protein has translation MMITSRKNCLLTGLVIAAIVSTVPALADTLKFKADLKGTSEVPPTDSAGSGSGDITVDTATKKLTYTVTSSGLSGDATAAHFHGPAAPGENAGPVVDISAAIASGSADITAQHLADLQAGKWYLNIHTKKFPDGEIRGQLEAQ, from the coding sequence ATGATGATAACTAGCCGCAAGAATTGTCTCCTTACCGGACTCGTCATAGCTGCCATCGTGTCCACGGTTCCCGCTTTGGCTGACACCTTGAAATTCAAGGCCGATCTGAAAGGAACAAGCGAAGTGCCGCCTACCGACAGCGCCGGCAGTGGATCGGGCGACATCACCGTCGACACCGCTACCAAGAAACTGACATACACCGTTACCTCGAGCGGTTTATCCGGCGACGCCACTGCCGCGCATTTCCATGGTCCGGCGGCGCCGGGCGAAAATGCCGGACCGGTGGTCGATATCTCCGCCGCTATAGCTTCGGGATCTGCCGACATCACTGCTCAGCACCTGGCCGATTTGCAAGCCGGCAAATGGTATCTCAATATTCATACGAAGAAGTTTCCAGACGGCGAGATCAGGGGGCAGTTGGAAGCACAATAA
- a CDS encoding response regulator, which produces MTVRDPIRVLMADDHPLIREGISALVSSQSDMAIVGEASNGMEATAMYKALMPDVVLLDLQMPAMGGFEAITAIKRLKPSARIIVLTTYEGDHLASRAISLGARAYLLKSAVRRELLNTIRAVFRGQKHIDAKVAENLSHHVGESPLTDREAAVLSLIAGGNSNRAVGVALAITEETVKGYVKNILAKLNAKDRTHAVALATKRGIIEL; this is translated from the coding sequence ATGACGGTCCGCGATCCCATTCGTGTGCTCATGGCCGATGATCATCCGCTGATCAGGGAAGGCATTTCCGCGCTTGTGTCCAGCCAATCCGACATGGCGATCGTCGGCGAGGCTTCGAACGGGATGGAAGCGACCGCAATGTACAAGGCGCTAATGCCGGACGTTGTTCTCCTCGACCTGCAAATGCCGGCCATGGGCGGATTCGAGGCGATAACTGCAATCAAGCGCTTAAAACCGTCGGCTCGGATCATTGTGCTCACGACCTATGAGGGAGACCATCTGGCCAGCCGCGCAATCAGTCTCGGGGCCAGGGCATATCTTCTGAAAAGCGCCGTGCGCCGCGAATTATTGAACACCATACGCGCTGTCTTCCGCGGGCAGAAACACATCGATGCAAAGGTCGCGGAAAACCTGTCACATCATGTCGGAGAAAGTCCTTTGACCGACCGGGAAGCGGCGGTTCTTTCGCTCATCGCGGGCGGAAATTCCAACAGGGCGGTCGGTGTAGCCCTCGCGATCACCGAGGAGACGGTGAAGGGTTACGTCAAAAACATACTCGCAAAACTGAACGCCAAAGATCGTACCCATGCTGTCGCACTTGCCACAAAGCGGGGCATAATCGAACTCTAG
- a CDS encoding sensor histidine kinase, giving the protein MPSRRCEISTQGDFDIIDEVKRVGDELAKDASAAVTEFSVTTSGRPLNFDSTTSHEIIRIVCEALRNAFKHSGASTIECVFAFSETDLRVRVRDDGVGMGAGNGTVSSRGKCWGIRGMRERAEKIGADLIINDPSGLGTTVELSVGLQTGPSRAWAGEPKQ; this is encoded by the coding sequence ATGCCGTCCAGGCGCTGCGAGATCTCGACGCAGGGTGATTTTGACATCATCGACGAGGTGAAACGCGTCGGCGACGAGCTTGCAAAAGACGCGTCGGCAGCCGTCACCGAATTCAGCGTCACGACATCCGGGAGGCCTTTGAATTTCGATTCCACCACCAGTCACGAGATCATCCGTATCGTATGTGAAGCTTTGCGGAACGCTTTCAAGCACTCCGGAGCGTCAACGATAGAATGCGTTTTCGCGTTTTCGGAGACGGACCTGCGCGTGCGCGTCCGCGACGACGGCGTGGGAATGGGAGCCGGGAATGGGACCGTCTCCAGCCGTGGAAAATGCTGGGGGATCAGGGGTATGCGCGAAAGAGCGGAGAAAATCGGTGCAGACTTGATTATCAACGACCCGTCCGGGTTAGGCACGACCGTCGAATTGTCCGTCGGCTTGCAAACGGGCCCTTCCCGTGCGTGGGCTGGGGAGCCAAAGCAATGA